The proteins below are encoded in one region of Scyliorhinus torazame isolate Kashiwa2021f chromosome 8, sScyTor2.1, whole genome shotgun sequence:
- the zbtb21 gene encoding zinc finger and BTB domain-containing protein 21, translating into MEGLLHYINPAHAISLLSALNEDRLKGQLCDVLLIVGDHKFRAHKNVLAASSDYFRALFTKKENEGQSVFQLDLCEAAIFENILNYIYSSSLFIEKKCLASIHDLGGNLGISFLTSIPSQTPQISCAPNPFKKLTKVGEDVSSSQPRSVIVCQSRSDLDKSNVDSETKAGDASQKKGPAEEDPSHSFKSSSLMNALRAKSNPLSRDVDAAHLLDDKGYPLSKDIHAALGDTKYRATFKSLDDQNRMRFWCDRRNSMSVDGTTSFTDNLSEAKQSLTDLLVNGKSLSRPQLSSAFSFHGTTGLSYSQQKSGHTVNVGKMEESNLLYYTKVGPTVPSARLPPNSQSVVSSGPLVKSLLRRSLSMDSQVLAYSSSLDLKMNYSSPICKREPLELTYDVSSQKPSITDSMKQQLLKEKPQTDQPCRPRQLHVSQAAEADAISLPTAVKIKTEPSSPVSDTSDIIRVTVGETSPSTSKEFAVKNVERNRRTSMLPVKRRFQAENAKFSYEKSEAFPHSPNIPQNFEESSSPKADDTNLDPSKTDENKDEYSESESAVTGKQFKCRTCFKIFRSTAGLFRHVDMYHNPDKPYACDICHKRFLTNFKVWTHCQTQHGVVINPSAATSSSPVPEEKFQKKLNDMVREREIKKALFHKLRRRQVSHSYPGLRSEQGFKKNLKSATKGVYICTTCGKLFRFLSRYRQHMKTHPGEKPFVCKLYNKAFKSKEQGNTENVSEDSIEHQCEHCNTKMSSLAEKTKHERICRNVTVCCYCSLRFCSRELKQEHESQCEYKKLTCLECKRTFKSSFSIWRHQIEVHNENTMAPMEPSSLDPICHNGVLPKEVQTEIGEDSIASPSTSKEDDACSDSSEPMYVDSEDSSCFPEDLSVSSRRNTGTNDNHLPDVVSSNPIHLEDVASESNSCSGEPEDLTCKGERGLWPCEKCGKIFTIHKQLERHQELLCAVKPFICHVCHKAFRTNFRLWSHFQSHISQSTDRLEFSKPVRSPSSCPPAPPAPPLPAPPNEQSPEPDQPSNHSDKSSSPQAADTLFSHAPPLAAATFERPFMCKFCHRTFKTAFSLWSHEQTHN; encoded by the coding sequence ATGGAAGGATTACTTCACTACATCAATCCAGCACATGCCATCTCTCTCCTGAGCGCACTCAATGAGGATCGTCTAAAAGGCCAGCTTTGTGACGTACTCCTAATTGTTGGTGACCATAAATTCCGGGCTCACAAGAACGTTCTGGCTGCTAGCAGTGACTACTTCCGGGCTTTGTTTACCAAGAAGGAGAATGAAGGCCAGTCGGTCTTCCAGTTGGATCTCTGTGAAGCAGCTATCTTTGAGAATATTCTGAATTACATCTACTCTTCATCCCTCTTCATTGAGAAGAAATGTCTTGCATCCATCCACGACCTTGGTGGCAACCTTGGTATCTCTTTTCTGACCAGCATTCCATCACAGACGCCTCAGATTTCCTGCGCCCCAAATCCTTTTAAAAAGCTCACCAAAGTTGGTGAGGATGTAAGTAGTTCCCAGCCACGGAGCGTGATTGTATGTCAGAGTCGCAGTGACCTTGATAAAAGTAATGTTGATTCTGAAACAAAGGCAGGGGATGCAAGTCAgaaaaagggacctgcagaggaAGATCCAAGTCACAGTTTTAAATCATCATCTTTGATGAATGCTCTCAGGGCAAAGTCTAATCCTCTATCCAGAGATGTTGATGCAGCTCACCTATTGGATGATAAAGGATATCCTTTGTCAAAAGATATCCATGCGGCTTTAGGTGACACTAAATACCGTGCAACCTTCAAATCTCTGGACGATCAAAACAGAATGAGGTTTTGGTGTGATAGGAGAAATTCCATGAGTGTAGATGGAACCACAAGTTTTACTGACAATCTTTCTGAGGCAAAGCAAAGCCTCACTGACCTCTTGGTGAATGGAAAGTCTTTGTCCCGGCCACAACTTTCATCTGCGTTTTCGTTTCATGGAACCACAGGACTTTCATATTCCCAACAGAAATCTGGGcacacagtaaatgttggcaaaatGGAAGAGAGTAATTTGCTATATTATACCAAAGTCGGGCCAACAGTTCCATCTGCAAGATTGCCACCgaacagccagagtgtggtcagcaGTGGTCCATTGGTGAAAAGTCTCCTTCGTAGGTCTTTGTCCATGGACAGCCAAGTCCTTGCCTACTCTTCCTCTCTTGATCTAAAAATGAACTACAGCTCACCGATATGTAAGCGAGAACCACTGGAGTTGACGTATGATGTATCGTCCCAAAAGCCCTCAATCACAGACTCAATGAAGCAGCAGCTTCTAAAGGAAAAACCACAGACTGATCAGCCCTGTAGACCAAGACAACTTCATGTATCTCAGGCTGCTGAAGCTGATGCCATCTCACTACCAACAGCTGTTAAAATAAAAACTGAACCTTCCAGCCCCGTCTCAGATACTTCTGACATAATTAGGGTTACTGTGGGAGAAACCTCACCATCTACTAGTAAGGAGTTCGCTGTGAAAAATGTAGAGAGGAACAGAAGAACATCAATGCTGCCAGTGAAGAGGAGGTTCCAGGCTGAAAATGCAAAGTTTTCTTATGAGAAGTCAGAAGCCTTCCCGCATTCTCCCAATATACCACAAAACTTTGAGGAAAGTTCAAGTCCTAAAGCAGATGATACTAATCTTGATCCGTCGAAGACTGATGAGAACAAGGATGAATATTCTGAGTCTGAATCAGCAGTTACTGGCAAGCAGTTCAAGTGCAGGACCTGCTTCAAGATATTCCGGTCTACAGCAGGTCTTTTCCGGCACGTCGACATGTACCATAATCCGGATAAGCCATATGCCTGTGATATCTGCCACAAGAGATTTCTCACCAATTTCAAAGTTTGGACACACTGCCAGACTCAACATGGAGTGGTTATCAACCCATCAGCGGCTACCAGCTCTAGTCCAGTTCCAGAAGAAAAATTTCAAAAGAAATTGAATGATATGGTGCGTGAAAGGGAGATCAAGAAGGCTCTATTTCACAAGTTGCGGCGCAGGCAAGTCTCTCATAGTTACCCAGGCCTGCGCTCAGAACAAGGATTCAAAAAGAATTTGAAATCTGCAACCAAAGGAGTGTACATTTGCACTACATGTGGGAAGCTGTTTCGTTTCCTTTCACGTTACAGGCAACACATGAAGACCCATCCAGGTGAGAAACCCTTTGTTTGCAAACTCTATAACAAGGCTTTCAAATCAAAAGAACAAGGTAATACTGAGAATGTGAGTGAAGATAGTATTGAACATCAATGTGAACATTGTAATACCAAGATGTCTTCATTGGCAGAGAAGACAAAGCATGAGAGGATCTGCAGGAATGTTACAGTGTGCTGCTACTGTAGCCTTAGGTTCTGTTCCAGAGAACTGAAACAGGAGCACGAAAGTCAGTGTGAATACAAGAAGCTAACCTGTCTCGAATGTAAACGCACATTTAAGTCTTCTTTCAGCATATGGCGTCATCAGATCGAGGTTCACAATGAAAACACAATGGCCCCAATGGAACCATCCAGCTTGGATCCAATATGTCACAATGGTGTCTTGCCCAAAGAGGTTCAAACTGAAATAGGAGAGGACTCTATAGCCAGCCCGAGTACATCAAAAGAGGATGACGCCTGTAGTGATTCTTCGGAACCAATGTATGTTGACTCTGAAGACAGCTCTTGCTTTCCTGAAGATCTCAGTGTCTCTAGTCGTAGGAATACAGGCACTAATGATAACCATCTACCTGACGTAGTCTCCTCAAATCCCATCCATCTGGAAGACGTGGCATCTGAATCCAACAGCTGCAGTGGGGAACCAGAGGACCTAACGTGCAAAGGAGAACGTGGTCTTTGGCCATGTGAAAAATGTGGCAAGATCTTCACAATACACAAGCAGCTGGAGCGCCATCAGGAATTGCTCTGCGCTGTCAAGCCATTCATTTGCCACGTTTGCCATAAAGCCTTCCGTACCAACTTCCGTCTCTGGAGCCACTTTCAGTCCCATATCTCTCAGTCCACAGACCGCCTTGAATTTTCTAAACCCGTGAGGAGCCCTTCCTCTTGCCCACCTGCTCCCCCCGCGCCACCGCTCCCTGCGCCACCCAATGAGCAATCTCCTGAGCCTGATCAGCCCTCCAATCATTCGGACAAGTCGAGTAGCCCGCAGGCAGCAGACACACTCTTTTCCCACGCCCCTCCTCTGGCAGCAGCCACCTTCGAAAGGCCATTCATGTGTAAATTTTGCCATAGGACTTTCAAAACTGCATTCAGTCTGTGGAGCCATGAACAGACTCACAACTGA